A single genomic interval of Bacillus smithii harbors:
- a CDS encoding FkbM family methyltransferase, giving the protein MIERYKIQERILNLFEQLDDEDKVMIWGAGEHTVALFNFLNEKNISFHYIQGIISSYQEHQQIMGVKVYSIQEALNLVDYIKYIIVSSYSFQEEILHELEKLGLRSKAFVLYNMEDFDPLFYWKVRQHYYYNYEDIPADPVIHNVKMDNIAFKMKLNLREFIQNTIYNYGYYEKNETQFLLKKIQAGQTVFDLGANVGYYTLMLAQKVGSSGTIHSFEPDSKNFRQLIENIHLNQLLNVVANQVAASNSNSYVTLYSNSDEHGGMKSFMQQFEHVYAQEKVETIRLDDYIKQNKIDKVDFIKSDIEGAEMLAFQGAENLLSSSDAPDIMLEINPIGLSKLGFSDIELQKLLIDYGYKIYLIEDSGTLKHIQSKIKVEKSINVFATKKEI; this is encoded by the coding sequence ATGATAGAAAGATACAAGATACAAGAAAGAATATTAAATTTGTTTGAACAGTTAGACGATGAAGATAAAGTGATGATTTGGGGAGCTGGAGAACATACTGTCGCTTTGTTCAACTTTCTTAACGAGAAAAATATTTCTTTTCATTATATTCAAGGAATTATTTCTAGTTATCAAGAACATCAACAAATTATGGGGGTAAAAGTTTATTCTATCCAAGAAGCTCTTAATTTGGTTGATTATATTAAGTATATTATTGTTTCTTCATATTCCTTTCAAGAAGAAATTTTGCATGAGTTAGAAAAGTTAGGTTTACGTTCGAAGGCATTTGTTTTATATAATATGGAGGATTTTGACCCATTGTTTTATTGGAAGGTAAGGCAACATTATTACTATAACTATGAAGATATTCCGGCAGATCCAGTTATTCATAATGTAAAAATGGATAATATTGCATTTAAAATGAAGCTTAATTTAAGGGAGTTTATTCAAAATACAATTTATAATTATGGATATTATGAGAAGAACGAAACTCAATTTTTATTAAAAAAAATTCAAGCTGGTCAAACTGTTTTTGATTTAGGAGCGAATGTTGGTTATTATACTTTAATGCTTGCTCAAAAAGTTGGAAGTAGCGGGACAATTCATTCTTTTGAACCGGATAGTAAAAATTTCAGACAATTGATTGAAAATATACATTTAAATCAATTATTGAATGTGGTGGCCAATCAAGTAGCAGCTTCAAATAGTAATAGTTATGTGACTTTATATTCTAACTCTGATGAGCATGGTGGAATGAAATCGTTTATGCAACAGTTTGAACATGTTTATGCTCAAGAAAAAGTGGAAACAATTCGTTTAGATGATTATATTAAACAAAACAAAATCGATAAAGTAGATTTTATTAAATCAGATATCGAGGGGGCAGAAATGCTTGCTTTTCAAGGAGCGGAAAATCTCCTTTCTTCTTCCGATGCGCCGGATATTATGTTAGAAATTAATCCTATAGGCTTATCAAAATTAGGATTTTCTGATATAGAACTTCAAAAGTTATTAATTGACTATGGATATAAAATATACTTGATAGAGGATAGTGGTACATTAAAACATATTCAATCCAAAATAAAGGTTGAGAAATCTATTAACGTTTTTGCGACAAAAAAAGAAATTTAA
- the pseB gene encoding UDP-N-acetylglucosamine 4,6-dehydratase (inverting) — MTFSLSGKSVLVTGGTGSFGKKFVEKVLKYDVKKVIVFSRDELKQYEMAQEYKDPRIRFFIGDVRDKERLYRAFDGVDYVIHAAAMKQVPACEYNPFEAVKTNIYGAQNIIEAAIDRGVKRVVALSTDKAAAPINLYGATKLASDKLFVAANSYVGGKDTRFSVVRYGNVVGSRGSVVPFFKKMADKGKKLPITDERMTRFWITLDQGVQFVIDSLFRMKGGEIFVPKIPSMKVVDLARAIAPAAEFEIIGIRPGEKLHETMITEDDARHTVEFDDYYVITPEFPWCPQEYLKRGRSLPEGFKYTSDTNAEWLSLEELRTLVDEM; from the coding sequence ATGACATTTAGCTTAAGTGGAAAATCTGTTTTAGTTACAGGTGGAACAGGATCATTTGGCAAAAAGTTTGTAGAAAAAGTATTAAAGTATGATGTGAAGAAAGTTATTGTCTTTAGCCGGGATGAATTAAAACAATATGAAATGGCACAGGAATATAAAGACCCAAGAATTCGCTTTTTCATTGGTGACGTACGAGACAAAGAGCGTCTGTATCGCGCGTTTGATGGTGTTGACTATGTTATTCATGCAGCGGCAATGAAACAGGTACCGGCTTGTGAATACAACCCATTTGAAGCGGTAAAGACAAATATTTATGGTGCTCAAAATATTATTGAAGCTGCTATTGACCGTGGGGTAAAACGAGTTGTTGCGCTAAGTACCGATAAGGCTGCTGCACCAATTAATTTATATGGTGCGACAAAATTAGCATCCGATAAACTATTTGTGGCGGCTAACTCTTATGTGGGAGGAAAAGATACTCGATTTTCCGTCGTGCGCTATGGAAATGTGGTTGGGAGCCGTGGAAGCGTTGTTCCATTTTTTAAAAAAATGGCCGATAAAGGGAAGAAGTTGCCAATCACAGATGAACGGATGACTCGCTTTTGGATTACGCTTGACCAAGGTGTTCAGTTTGTCATTGATTCCCTTTTTAGAATGAAGGGCGGTGAAATTTTTGTTCCGAAAATCCCCAGCATGAAAGTGGTGGATCTTGCAAGAGCTATTGCTCCAGCAGCAGAATTTGAAATCATTGGCATCCGTCCTGGAGAAAAGCTTCATGAAACGATGATTACCGAAGATGATGCGAGACATACAGTTGAGTTTGATGATTATTATGTCATTACCCCTGAGTTTCCGTGGTGTCCACAAGAATATTTGAAACGCGGAAGAAGCTTGCCGGAAGGATTTAAATACACAAGTGATACGAATGCAGAATGGTTGTCATTAGAGGAATTACGAACATTAGTTGATGAAATGTAA
- a CDS encoding HAD family hydrolase gives MKVVVFDLDDTLYAELTFVRSGFRAVAAFLCNIISVGEEELFEWMWTRLQTNGRGAIFDDLLHHFGVYSKTMVRKCISIYRMHKPNIVLPETTMMCLEQLKDRPLYIVTDGNKIVQHNKLGHFTCMKK, from the coding sequence ATGAAAGTAGTTGTATTTGACCTTGATGATACACTATATGCTGAACTAACATTTGTGAGAAGCGGTTTTCGAGCGGTAGCCGCTTTTTTATGTAATATAATTAGCGTAGGTGAAGAAGAATTATTCGAATGGATGTGGACGCGTCTACAAACAAATGGTCGCGGAGCTATTTTTGATGATTTATTACATCACTTTGGTGTTTATTCTAAAACAATGGTGCGAAAATGTATATCTATTTATCGAATGCATAAGCCGAATATTGTGCTTCCTGAAACAACCATGATGTGTCTTGAACAGCTTAAAGATCGTCCCCTATATATTGTAACAGACGGAAACAAAATCGTTCAGCACAATAAATTGGGGCACTTCACCTGTATGAAAAAATGA
- a CDS encoding glycosyltransferase — protein sequence MATICAVVPTFNSELYIEQTINSLLNQTRPLDKIIIVDDCSQDSTVQVVNKMIKKNKKLKLIQFEGNFGAAHARNVGVEQSNCEWILFMDSDDIAHPTLVEELETYLDDLNKKINEKEYFLVHPNYRHIDENGVVVDELQFGRQYKKEEALGFLLLRNTIATSSGVLVSRELFQRVGGFNTNYRYSEDWDLWLRISEHSGIAHLNKYLVDVRRHSNNLSASLSKMHEHEMKVLSSYSLEKIREAIFRRSLSYSQNICDYVSLLFRLEKWQEGYRILIKLEDDKDNEMVLFLKGIYFLKTKDLLEAEHSFINVINISPNDGASLNNLGAINLIKGRVEEGKRFLLEAVELYPNYIDANYNLQIKAPYTWESVRFTWRKLRSKLISYSQQ from the coding sequence ATGGCTACTATTTGTGCAGTTGTTCCAACCTTTAACTCAGAATTATATATTGAACAAACGATTAATAGTCTTTTAAATCAGACAAGACCACTTGATAAAATAATTATTGTTGATGATTGTAGTCAAGATAGTACAGTACAGGTAGTTAATAAAATGATAAAGAAAAACAAAAAATTAAAACTTATTCAATTCGAGGGAAATTTTGGTGCTGCGCATGCGCGGAATGTTGGAGTTGAGCAATCAAACTGCGAATGGATTTTGTTTATGGATTCTGATGATATTGCCCATCCAACGTTAGTGGAAGAACTCGAAACATATTTGGATGATTTAAATAAAAAAATCAATGAAAAAGAATATTTTCTTGTTCATCCGAACTATCGTCATATCGATGAGAATGGAGTAGTTGTTGATGAGTTACAATTTGGTCGTCAATATAAAAAAGAAGAAGCACTTGGTTTTTTGTTATTGAGAAATACAATTGCTACCAGCAGTGGCGTGTTAGTTAGTCGAGAATTGTTTCAACGAGTCGGTGGTTTTAATACAAATTACCGCTATTCGGAAGATTGGGATTTATGGCTGCGTATAAGTGAACATAGTGGAATAGCTCATCTCAATAAGTATTTAGTAGACGTTAGGAGACATTCTAATAATTTATCAGCTAGCCTGTCAAAGATGCATGAACATGAAATGAAAGTTTTATCTTCTTATTCTTTAGAAAAAATAAGAGAAGCTATATTTAGACGGTCTTTATCTTATTCCCAAAATATATGTGATTATGTCTCTCTTCTTTTCCGCTTAGAAAAATGGCAAGAGGGATATAGAATTTTAATAAAATTAGAAGATGATAAAGATAATGAGATGGTTTTATTTTTAAAAGGAATTTATTTTTTAAAAACGAAAGACCTTCTAGAGGCTGAACACTCTTTTATAAATGTCATTAATATTAGTCCGAACGATGGGGCTTCATTGAATAACTTAGGAGCTATAAACTTAATTAAAGGAAGAGTAGAAGAGGGTAAAAGGTTCTTATTAGAAGCTGTTGAGTTATATCCTAATTATATTGATGCGAATTACAACTTACAGATAAAAGCTCCTTATACTTGGGAATCCGTGAGGTTTACATGGAGAAAGCTGCGTTCTAAATTAATTTCCTATAGCCAACAATAA
- a CDS encoding HAD family hydrolase, with amino-acid sequence MKHCYVTHRYGIHNAKPSPYCFMHIIEREKVNPHDVVYIGDNPKKDFVGIKPLGFKTIRVMTGQHRSIEMPKEYEADIRIESLAQLEDVLSG; translated from the coding sequence ATGAAACATTGCTATGTAACTCATCGATATGGTATTCATAATGCTAAACCTTCTCCATATTGTTTTATGCATATAATAGAGAGGGAAAAGGTTAACCCACATGACGTTGTTTATATTGGAGATAACCCTAAAAAAGATTTTGTAGGTATCAAACCCCTCGGATTTAAAACGATTCGAGTAATGACAGGTCAGCATCGATCTATCGAAATGCCAAAAGAGTATGAAGCAGATATCCGTATTGAATCTTTAGCACAATTAGAAGATGTGCTAAGTGGATAA
- a CDS encoding glycosyltransferase, with product MKKFRVAVLSDNPSTKDPRIWRITKTLAELGYEVTLFCQKEKGDREYDYEENVHIRRVLDYKLGTSVLIDKYLIAHFQLREALLKEEHFDIFHCHDPETWPMGYLMAREQKAKWIADSHEYFPDYIEKKYYGNDVNKYKTAVQLTKNRGNYILYADGVVAVSEETLNVLSDEYSLTCPKTVIYNTRHSDDVINDYKQKIRQELGLNKQFKYLVFAGNVMPDRGIDTIIEMVKLMPNHYKLVIIGDGLSVDYVEGESKIFDKIIYLGRLEYKDLIKYVYACDGYLYFPHHYGENMLGNYKYTIPNKLFDAIFSDIPFFTYDGFAFSECVKKFGIGIVYPVELDLISIANDIVDKLENHTFAKESFSEAKSYYSWENQKYKLDNLYKQILLDKFEKEEHNEKFAST from the coding sequence ATGAAAAAGTTTAGAGTTGCTGTTCTATCAGACAATCCAAGCACAAAAGATCCTAGAATATGGAGAATTACTAAGACATTAGCAGAATTAGGATATGAAGTAACACTTTTTTGTCAAAAAGAAAAAGGTGACCGAGAATATGATTACGAGGAAAACGTTCATATTAGAAGAGTATTAGACTATAAGTTAGGTACCTCGGTTTTAATTGATAAATATTTAATTGCGCATTTTCAATTAAGAGAAGCTTTGTTGAAAGAAGAGCATTTTGATATTTTTCATTGCCATGATCCGGAAACGTGGCCAATGGGCTATTTAATGGCAAGAGAGCAAAAGGCAAAATGGATTGCAGATTCTCATGAGTATTTTCCAGACTATATTGAAAAGAAATATTATGGAAATGATGTGAATAAATATAAGACTGCTGTTCAATTAACTAAAAACCGTGGAAATTATATACTTTATGCAGACGGGGTTGTAGCTGTTAGTGAAGAAACTTTAAATGTTCTTTCAGATGAGTATTCCCTTACTTGTCCCAAAACTGTAATTTATAATACTCGTCATTCGGATGATGTAATAAACGACTATAAACAAAAAATACGTCAAGAACTTGGCTTAAATAAACAATTTAAATATTTGGTGTTTGCTGGTAATGTTATGCCTGATCGAGGTATAGATACTATTATTGAAATGGTAAAGCTTATGCCGAATCATTATAAGCTTGTTATTATTGGAGATGGTTTATCAGTCGATTATGTGGAAGGAGAAAGTAAAATTTTCGATAAGATTATATATTTGGGTAGATTAGAATATAAGGATTTAATTAAATATGTATATGCTTGTGACGGTTACTTGTATTTTCCACATCACTATGGGGAAAATATGTTGGGAAACTATAAATATACCATTCCAAACAAATTATTCGATGCCATCTTTTCTGACATACCTTTTTTTACATATGATGGTTTTGCCTTTTCTGAATGTGTGAAAAAGTTTGGCATAGGAATTGTTTATCCGGTTGAATTAGACTTAATTTCTATCGCTAATGATATTGTTGATAAGTTAGAAAATCATACTTTTGCGAAAGAATCTTTTAGTGAGGCTAAATCATACTATTCGTGGGAAAATCAAAAATATAAGTTAGACAACTTATATAAACAAATACTTTTAGACAAATTTGAGAAGGAAGAGCACAATGAAAAATTTGCGAGTACTTAA
- a CDS encoding ATP-grasp domain-containing protein, protein MNVLITSISGKVPLIQLVKEAMNRLNKKGRLFGGDVNKQCIGQYFVDHFWHMPLIQELSINEIVEYCHSHNIFAIIPTRNDELLYFARNARFLKNQGIKIMNSNLSSLEKTLNKLLFFKEGKKLGFPMIYSSKNVDAICADSFVVKECFGSGSKNIAVNVSKEEAICHSKLLTSPIYQPFIDGEEYSIDVYVDKNGKSKGVIVRKRVLVIDGESQITQTERNLELEELGKKVAESFELYGHVMFQVIVDKKGIPHIVECNPRFGGASTLSVAAGLDSFYWFLLESLGENIAAYPFNRSVRELTLIRHAKDMII, encoded by the coding sequence ATGAACGTTCTTATCACTAGTATTTCCGGAAAGGTACCATTGATTCAATTAGTTAAAGAAGCTATGAATCGTCTAAATAAAAAAGGGAGATTGTTTGGAGGGGATGTAAATAAGCAGTGTATAGGTCAATATTTTGTAGACCATTTCTGGCATATGCCCTTGATTCAAGAGTTGTCAATCAACGAAATTGTGGAATACTGCCATTCTCATAATATTTTTGCTATTATTCCTACGCGTAACGATGAACTTTTGTATTTTGCTCGAAATGCTCGCTTTTTGAAAAATCAAGGCATCAAAATTATGAACTCGAACCTTTCTTCGTTAGAAAAAACTTTGAATAAATTATTATTTTTTAAGGAAGGAAAAAAGCTAGGGTTCCCAATGATTTACTCTTCAAAAAATGTAGATGCAATTTGTGCAGATTCTTTTGTTGTAAAGGAATGTTTTGGATCAGGTTCTAAAAATATTGCTGTTAATGTTTCAAAGGAAGAGGCAATTTGTCATTCAAAATTGCTAACTTCGCCAATCTATCAACCTTTTATAGATGGAGAAGAATATAGTATTGATGTTTATGTTGATAAAAATGGAAAAAGCAAAGGCGTGATTGTAAGAAAGCGTGTTCTTGTTATTGACGGAGAATCCCAAATTACACAAACAGAAAGAAATCTTGAACTTGAAGAGCTTGGTAAGAAAGTGGCTGAATCTTTTGAACTCTATGGACACGTGATGTTTCAAGTCATAGTCGACAAAAAGGGAATTCCTCACATAGTGGAATGTAACCCCCGCTTTGGTGGTGCGTCTACATTAAGTGTTGCAGCTGGTTTGGATAGTTTTTATTGGTTTCTTCTTGAATCATTAGGGGAGAATATTGCTGCTTACCCATTTAATAGGAGTGTTCGAGAGCTAACGTTAATTCGGCATGCAAAGGACATGATAATATGA
- the pseG gene encoding UDP-2,4-diacetamido-2,4,6-trideoxy-beta-L-altropyranose hydrolase yields the protein MNVLIRTDASVQIGTGHVMRCLTIAREMRKRGHQITFAMRNLQGHLAGVVKKQGFHVEMLHYEGDFQFEKDVMKTRQLFLRQDYDICVVDHYWIDEKWEKMIHPFVKRLIVIDDLANRSHDCEILLDQNVVSNYEHRYDHLVPKYCKKLLGPKYLILREEFTRIRKKIIPRKGDVQNLLIFMGGSDPTGETLKVMKAFENFDASFYHVDVVVGQANPDREAVRTYCEKIGFAYHCQIDYLASLMAKADFSIGAGGSTTWERCYVGLPSSSTIVADNQVEATKMAARLGVVINLGWHENVTSQTYEKLLNQIIEQKETIQKMSMNGLQLTENPDGPNPWVNQMLEMW from the coding sequence ATGAATGTTTTAATACGAACAGATGCATCTGTACAAATAGGTACAGGTCATGTAATGAGATGTTTGACGATTGCCCGTGAAATGCGAAAGCGTGGTCATCAAATTACTTTTGCCATGAGAAATCTTCAAGGTCATTTAGCGGGTGTTGTTAAAAAACAAGGTTTTCATGTTGAAATGTTGCACTACGAAGGTGATTTTCAATTTGAGAAAGATGTAATGAAAACTCGGCAATTGTTTTTAAGGCAAGATTACGATATTTGTGTCGTTGATCACTATTGGATTGATGAAAAATGGGAAAAAATGATTCATCCTTTTGTTAAAAGATTGATAGTCATTGATGATTTAGCAAACCGCTCTCATGATTGTGAAATATTACTTGACCAAAATGTCGTAAGCAATTATGAACATCGGTATGATCACCTCGTACCAAAGTATTGTAAAAAGTTACTGGGGCCTAAATATTTAATTTTACGAGAAGAGTTTACGAGAATTCGCAAAAAGATAATCCCTAGAAAAGGTGATGTACAGAATTTGCTTATTTTTATGGGAGGAAGTGACCCGACTGGGGAAACGTTAAAAGTAATGAAGGCTTTTGAAAACTTTGACGCTTCCTTTTATCATGTGGATGTTGTTGTGGGACAAGCAAATCCAGATAGAGAAGCTGTACGTACATATTGTGAAAAGATCGGTTTTGCATATCATTGTCAAATCGATTATTTGGCATCATTGATGGCTAAGGCGGATTTTTCTATTGGAGCTGGTGGTAGTACTACATGGGAACGTTGTTATGTCGGGTTGCCTTCTTCGAGCACGATTGTTGCAGATAACCAAGTGGAAGCAACGAAAATGGCAGCACGGCTTGGGGTCGTTATCAATCTCGGATGGCATGAAAATGTGACAAGCCAAACCTATGAAAAACTTCTTAATCAGATAATCGAACAAAAAGAAACTATTCAAAAGATGAGTATGAATGGCTTGCAGTTGACAGAAAATCCTGATGGACCGAATCCATGGGTGAATCAAATGTTAGAAATGTGGTGA
- a CDS encoding IS30 family transposase: protein MAITNSTIGARHFKHLTAYDRGKIAALHAAGKTQQEIADYVGCHKSTISRELRRGTVPQRKSNGKIVHVYFPDTGQLLYERNRKACGRKLKLDDAIEFIKYAETQILDKKWSPDAVCGRAKRDGKFKDKMVCTKTLYNYIDLGLIGVKNIDLPMKITLNTKKKRNRKNKKILGRSIDERPIEVNERQEFGHWEIDTVIGKKTKDQALLTLTERKTRKEIILRVTAKDSLSVSEVISQLKVSYGNRFSKVFKTITADNGSEFADLGLSVEKDLTEVYFTHPYTSCERGTNERHNGLIRRFIPKGRPISSVADETITYVENWCNHLPRKILNYRTPEECFQIELAGLAS, encoded by the coding sequence ATGGCAATTACTAATTCTACCATAGGAGCTCGGCATTTCAAACACTTAACGGCTTATGACCGTGGGAAAATTGCGGCCTTACACGCTGCTGGTAAGACTCAACAGGAGATTGCAGATTATGTTGGTTGTCACAAAAGCACCATCTCCCGTGAGTTAAGAAGAGGTACAGTGCCACAAAGAAAAAGCAACGGGAAAATTGTTCATGTCTATTTTCCAGACACAGGTCAACTTCTCTATGAGAGAAACAGGAAAGCCTGTGGCCGCAAGCTAAAACTAGACGATGCCATCGAGTTTATTAAGTATGCCGAAACTCAGATCCTTGATAAGAAATGGTCTCCTGATGCGGTATGTGGGAGAGCCAAACGTGATGGGAAATTCAAAGACAAAATGGTTTGCACCAAGACCCTTTATAACTATATTGATCTAGGACTTATAGGCGTTAAAAACATTGACCTACCTATGAAAATTACCCTGAACACCAAGAAAAAACGTAACCGGAAGAATAAGAAGATCTTAGGACGCAGTATCGATGAGCGACCAATTGAAGTCAATGAACGCCAAGAGTTTGGTCACTGGGAAATTGATACGGTTATAGGCAAGAAGACTAAAGATCAGGCCTTATTGACTCTTACTGAGCGCAAAACCCGTAAAGAAATAATTTTGAGAGTGACAGCCAAGGATAGTCTATCCGTTTCAGAAGTCATATCTCAGTTGAAAGTGTCTTATGGTAATCGGTTCTCTAAAGTGTTTAAAACCATTACGGCTGATAACGGTTCTGAATTTGCTGACCTCGGCCTTAGTGTTGAAAAAGATCTAACAGAGGTTTATTTTACACACCCTTACACATCCTGTGAACGAGGAACCAACGAGCGTCATAATGGCCTTATTAGGCGCTTCATACCAAAGGGGAGACCCATTTCCTCTGTGGCAGACGAAACCATTACCTATGTTGAAAATTGGTGTAACCATCTTCCAAGGAAGATCCTCAATTATCGTACACCTGAGGAGTGTTTCCAAATAGAGTTAGCTGGCTTAGCTTCTTAA
- a CDS encoding cytidylyltransferase domain-containing protein gives MKTIVIIQARMGSSRLPGKILKPLGEHDVLTYVVERCKKIKGVSDVIVATSTLSQDDQVEDWCKHHGVSFFRGSETDVLDRYVQCAKVYKPDYVMRVTADCPFVDYEMANEIIKLMEKEKVDIIDLAGELPRGLAVELISYQALQYIHQHGHEPRHREHVTYYAYEFKEEFERISYSVPANRRHPELRITLDTEEDYALCKAVADHFKNPIVSSVDVIDFLLKHTEIANLNKHIQQKPVV, from the coding sequence ATGAAAACCATTGTCATCATCCAAGCACGAATGGGTTCATCTCGTTTGCCGGGAAAAATTTTAAAACCTTTAGGTGAGCATGATGTTCTTACATATGTCGTAGAACGTTGTAAAAAAATAAAGGGTGTGAGTGATGTCATTGTTGCGACTTCTACTTTGTCCCAAGATGACCAAGTAGAAGATTGGTGTAAACATCATGGAGTTTCATTTTTTCGTGGTTCGGAAACAGATGTGTTAGATCGATATGTTCAATGTGCAAAAGTTTATAAACCTGACTATGTGATGCGTGTTACTGCAGATTGTCCATTCGTTGATTACGAAATGGCTAATGAGATTATCAAACTAATGGAGAAGGAAAAAGTCGATATTATTGATTTAGCTGGAGAATTACCAAGGGGACTGGCTGTTGAATTAATCTCCTATCAGGCTTTGCAATATATTCATCAACATGGTCATGAACCTCGACATCGAGAGCATGTAACCTATTATGCTTATGAATTTAAAGAAGAATTTGAACGGATTTCCTATTCAGTACCAGCTAATCGTCGTCACCCAGAGTTAAGAATTACTCTGGATACAGAGGAGGATTATGCCCTTTGCAAAGCAGTGGCAGATCATTTTAAAAATCCAATAGTTTCTAGTGTTGACGTTATTGATTTCTTATTAAAGCATACTGAAATTGCAAATTTAAATAAACATATCCAACAAAAACCTGTCGTTTGA